CAAATgaatacattatttttataaGGGCTTGATCAATGTTTCCTGTTCTGTAATGCCATTTTGAGCCactgataattttttaaagtgacTGATTACTTACAGTATTTTGTTTACTTCAGGAGGTTGTTTGGATAATTTATATTCATCATTCTCTGTCTCCTTTGTAGGTCTTTTGAACACTGCCCAATTCCAAGCAGCCATTAAGCAAGTTTAGACCATTTTCCTTACGGCTTCAAATCCTTTAGTTGCTCCCTCTTCTCTGCCTGCTATAAACCTGGTTTCTTGTTTCTCATatttacaaggaaaccctggtggcatagttgttaagagctacagctgctaaccaaaaagtcggcagttcaagtccaccaggcgctccttggaaactctatggggcagttctactctgtcctaatattTATGAGAATGGAGGCTACTTCCAGTATACTAATTATTTTTGTCCACTGATCCTAGAGGTTAGGAAGTCAAGAACAACCATATGAATTTCTGAATTGAAAGCCAACAGCTTCCATATGGAAGTAGGCACTGGCCCTTCCTTCTTAGGGGTAAGTCCACTCTCAGAAGAAAGAAACAcacttttctcatttaaaattgACTGGAAAGCTGAACTTCAGCATTCTAAAAGTAAACATATGCCTGTCATGAGACTTTAAAATACTTTTAGGGAAGGTAATAATGTATGAGAAGTCCCTAGATGGCGCAAATGCTTAAGCATttgaccactagccaaaaggttggcggttcaacccacccagaggcaccttgaaagacaggcctggtgatttgcttctgaaaggtcatgaccttgaaaatcctatagagcagttctactgtgcaacatatggagttgccatgagtcggaactgactcaataacaACTAATAAGAATAACAATAATGTATGAACACCTTGTCTTTAACATTTAATTCAGCATTCTAAGTAAATTTTATGATTCAAAATAGCTCAATAGTTCCAGTTTTAAAAACTGAATGTGCTTTTAACAACACAGTCTACTGTGTCTCAGTATCTTGGAACTAATGATCTGGCCCTTTCTATATCTGTAAGTCATCATTTAGTACAAATGCAGAACACATGCTAAGGAAACACAGTGAGGGTTTTCACCTAAGGATGATTTTTGGAATAGCTTTGCCTTGACCTGGGGATAGTACTAGCCATAAACATAGGTTCCAGGTGGTTCAGGATCTATAGATGGAAGACTAGAGCTGGGAAGACTCTTAGAGAGAGGTCTCCCAGATGTGGTTGTCATGGCCCAAGGGACTGGAGGGCAGACACAGCAGGGTTCCACTTCTGTCCTTCTGCCATTAATCCAGGCTGGATCAGCCAGTCTCtcatttcttgtcttttcaatggaGGAGAACCACCCAAGGTTTCATTTACTTTAATGATTTGACAAGAAACATATGTTTGACTGAAGACAACACCGTTCTTTTTCTTTGAGTGGTGGTTTTATGCTTAGCTTATTAAAATATATTCCCTGGTTATCTATTTAAGCAGAAGTTATCATGTGCCCAGAGgttcatttttatgttttagtagaggagaatgaaaaaaaaaatcctttttggtTGTTTTGATTATTATGGTTTGATATTCTCATGTGGCTCTTATTGGTTTTTTATTTGAAGGTATAATTTGTGTGAATTATATTCAGGCTCAttgttataattttaaatttgacTTTCATGCCAAGTCCCATGCTATTTTGTCAAGGACTGGCTtatagggttgtattctttaatTTGTCACCTGGTCATATTTAATTCCTTGAATGAGAAAGTCCTTACTTAGGAAGGATCCTTGCCAGCCTGGCATTGCCTTGAGTCTGGTTCTTCTTGTTATTGACCCTGCACCAACCACCTTCCACCCTACTTTAACAGACTttgtcatcccaagcaagacaaAGTGGTGTGACTTCAATGACACTGCTGAGGTGAAGGAATGGGATTGTGACCATCCATGGGGTAAAAGACATCAGCAATACAGAGTGGGGGAAGGAAACATCAGCTCAGCCAAGTGATAATTGTTTACTGGAGATGTGCCTAGATTTGGCAAGGGAACAAATACCTGAGCACTTCCTCTCTCTGAGGCTTTCAAGGTTTCAAGAAATCTGACTCCATATTATATATGCAATTTTATTTCCCAAGACTCCTTTTATTTTGGCCTGTATCCTGAATATCCTGCAAACATGTAATATCTGATTCCTGAGGTATCTTTGGTGAATATCATGGAATCAAGCCTTTTactattaacacacacacacacatacacagacacatgcacaatGTTTTAGCTTTCCCTCTCATGTAAGATGTAAGCTTATTGAAATAGGACGAATATCTTATGTTTCTTCTTATCTTACAAAATACCCAGTACAGTGACGGGCATAAGGAAACTGAGTGTTAACTGAATATAGGTTGATTATTCACATTTTCTTGTGGGCTAAGCTGGTGGCTGTAGTGTAGGGATACTGAGGTGTAATTTCAGCTACTGCATCACTGAGTTCTCGTGTGATATTAAAAATGCCCAAATGTAAAATGGCTATGGTCTTGATTTTATGAAGAAGGTACTCTATACACCATGAACTAAAATTAGTAAACATAATAATAATGCAGCTAGATCATAATTGACAGCTTCATTTCTAGGTAAACTATTCaatctctcaaaaaaaaattcaggaataACTTAGTTAACTTGCAAAAGTAAGTTTATTGAAGTATAGAAACAATTGGAGCAAAGTTGTCATTTTAACCTTTTCAAGAGCATTCTAATAAGAAAGGAGGGGATGCAGGAAAATTGGTTAGTTATCTATTTCTGGACTGAAACTTTTCCCTGAAGCTATCCAGAAAGATGACTAGATTGGTgcgatgtcttcttttgtgtcctTCTTGAGTTCTTCTTCGAAAGACACTCTTGTTGATCTAGAAACTGCTTATTTAAGTTTTACTTCAGAAACATTGCTGACAtgagatgagacaaccttgccaTCCACCACCTCCTCTATGATGGTCTTAGTCACTCTGGTTTTGCTTGGATCTGAAAGTCATGTAATCACAGTATTAGTCTGGAAACCATCACAGAAACACAGATCCAGAGAAATTCAAGTGTGTTCATTAATCATGTTTTCTCTGGGTAAGATTATGTAAACAACAGAACATACTCAATATGAAAAAGCATGCTTTACTCtacttttaaattataaaattattatccccattaAAAAAATACCTACCTCTTCCTTGaccagaagagcttccagacctTGAGTCACCACCAGATACCCAACCACTGGATCCTGTGTTTCTGCACTCTGTGTTTCTGGACCCTGAGTTTCTAAAATCAGTTCTTCCAAAACCAGAATCACTGGAGAAAAAAGAgaattatttgcattttcctttacTGCTTGCAAAAAAGTAGGATAAAACCATCATGCACGAGATTCTTCATGATGAAGCTTTAGGTGTCTTTTCATTGGACTGTGTCACTGTCACTTTATAAATACAAGTCCAACCTCTGAGCCCCTTTTTATTTTCATCAAATAAATCCACCCAGGTATGCACTTTAGCTGTTCACAATTTTCATTTACCCTCCTTCTCCATTGAGCAGGCGGCGGTAGGTCTCGATCTCCATCTCCAGGCGGGTCTTGATGTTCAGCAGCTGCTCATATTCTGCATTCTGGCACTCGGTCTCGCCCCGAATCTGGCAGACCTGCTCCTCCAGGCTGTTGATCTGCGTCTGTATTCCTGACAGCTGAGCCACATAACCCGCTTCTGTGCCAGCCAGGGTTCCTTCCAGGGAACTTTTCTAAgagaggaaaagcaggaaaaaaaaaaaaaaaaaaaaagatgaaaataagtcgtcggatgatttttaaaaaatacaattttatataGTACTAGGAGAAGTCTTTTCAGTCTTATCATTGCTTGTTTACATTTTtgctggctttcttttttttttaaaccaaatctTTTATGGAAAGACAGCACATACCTTTCACTGGAATGTTTTATGCTTTCTGCAAGTATAATACGGCTCCCCTTAATACTGCTTTTATTGTGTGCCCAGTGGAACAtgcaggcaaagaaaaaaaaaactgtatttgcTTAATTTCCTGTTGGAGATTTTGAAAAACTATTTGTACGTGCCATGGCAAGTTGGGACTGAAGCTCAATTTCCAGGGCTTGCAGTGTACGTTTCAGTTCTGTTATCTCATTCTTGGCGGAACTGGCCTGCCCAGCATCAGTAGAGATCTGGGCTTGCAGTGATGCactctataaagaaaaataagatgcAGTTATTTGGCTGATGAGACAAGCAGAAGTGGCTTGTGTGTAGTTACAGACTCAGTGGTGAGAATCTACCTGCTTGTTAAATTGGTCCTCGGCCTCCCGGCGGTTTTGCTCAGCCAGCTCCTCGTACTGCGCCCTCATGTCATTCAGTAATTTGGTCAGGTCAGTTCCTGGGGCAGCGTTCATTTCTACAGTCACGTCACCTCCAGAGCTGCCTTGCATACTCTTCATTTGCTAACATGAAGAAAAATAGACCGTAGTGACAAAAATAGAAAAGCTTTAGCTTCCAATAATGTGCACAACCAACCAAAAATTCAAACTAggacactgaagaaaaaaaaaaaagaaacttcagaTATATTGctcattattactttttttttttttcctgatcacaGGATGTTGGAAATCCATTCAGATAGAattgatttaaaataattttttttgacgTAAAAGATATGGGGGAAATATCTAGGACAGAGTTGCTTAATGATGTGAAATGTGCTCCTGCCTCCTCGTGGTTCTTCTTCAGGTAGGCCAGCTCTTCAGTGAGGCTCTCGATCTGGATCTCCAGGTCAGAACGTGTCATGGTCAGGTCATCAAGGACCCTCCGCATGCCGTTGATGTCAGCCTCCACGCTCTGCCGGACATACAGCTCGTTCTCATACCTGGAAGGGGCAGCAGTATGACATTATGGTGAGCTGTCCTGGCTACACTTAAAAGAGCATTTTCTCctctgaacattttgataaatgaAGGGTCTAAGTTTCTTGTAAGAATTTTTCCCTCGTAAAGAAAAATATGAGCTTAACGCTAATTCTAATCATGTCCAAAAAATTTTACAACAGAATTCTCATCCTtaatttgcctgttttttaattcattgatgGAACAATGGTTTCTAAAGTTTCCCTTGGGATATCTGTGAATTTAAGTCATGATTCTCTAAAAGTTTTTTTCATTTAGAATAAACTAAGCAAGCTGatttaaatcttatttttcctacaatatttgtcACTTGTTTTCaagtcttcagttttcttactTCAGTCTGAAGTCATCAGCTGCCAACCTGGCATTGTCAATTTGTAAAATGATGCCAGCATTTTCAGTAGTGGCAGTAATGATCTAGAAAAGACAACAGTAGTGAATAAatcaggtttatttatttattttttaccttgTTTCTGCATGCCTGCCTGTAAGGGTGGATGTTCCCTGTTTGCTTTTAAAGGTGAATTGCTGTCCAAATCCATTTGGTAATGGCACTTGTAACAATAACCTTGGTGTATGTAGGACTACATCTTTCTGCAAAAAGGTAAGGATTTTTACATTTATGGgaaaaagcagagaacactatTTTACAGAACACAGCACTCTGCATATGCGTGCTGTCTTGGAATATCAGTTATTATATGAGCTCTTTTAAAAATAGTGCAAATATTGAACTTCACTTAAAGGTttctaaaaatgtattttctatgtAGCAGTGGCTAACAGTTTAGATTCCACTGCATGCTTATATAATATTTGCATTAcatttttgaggaagaaaaaatagtttcAAAGATTATTTGTATCTAGCAAGATACTACAATATGTCAATCTGCCAGAATTAATCATAAAATAGATTAAATGAATGTTGACTCATTGCCATCACTGTCATATACACATGTTAATTAGCTGCCTGGCACTGTCTATATACTTTATTCTTATGTATAAATACTCAAATGAGATGGAAACAGAAAATTAGTGTGGTTGGGTGTCATATACAGTACCATTATAGTTAAAATGCCtataaccattgctgtcgagtcgatgccgactcatagcgaccctgtaggacagagtagaactgtcccacaaggtttccaaggagtgcctggtggattcggatggcccaccttttgattaacagtcataggtcttaaccattacactaccagggtttccaaaatacataTACAACAAGCGTATATGTTTTCATACAGTTCcttgatttaaaattttcattataataTATGATCTGAATAAAAGTGAAAAACACAAAAGGAGTAGAAATTCAGTGGTGTATAATTTCTCACCTGATTCCTCAGATCTTCAATTATTGGGTAGTACTTGCTGTAATCTCTTTTAGATGCACCGTCTCTAGACCCGGGCCCAAATTTTTCATACCACTCCTTGATTTTGTTCTCTAGGTCAGTGTTGGCCTCCTCTAGGGCTCTGACTTTGTCTAGGTAATTGGCCAGGCGGTCATTGAGGTTCTGCATGGTTTGCTTTTCACCTCCAGAGAAAAGTCCCCCATTGCCAACACCACCACCCATACCACCACCATAGCTGTAGAAGCCTCCACTAGCACCACTGCCAAATCCAGAACCCCCACCAAATCCAGAACTCCCGCCGAAACCAGAACCCCCACCAAAGCCAGCTCCAGAACCTCCAAAACTGCCTCCTACTGAGCAGCTACCAAAGCTCCCTCCAAAGCTGCCTCCAAAGCCACAGCCAGACCCCCCACTCAGGCCGTAGCTGCTGACTCCTGCTCGGAAGCCCCGGGCAGAGCCGCCCCCCAGGCCACATCTGCTTCCACTGCTGAAGCTGCTCCGGCCAGCAGACACCCTGACAGAGCTGCTGCCCCCAGCCCTGGAGGGGGAGATGCGAGATGAGCAGGACATGGTGCTCTCCAACGGTTAGCTTGTCTGGATGAACAGGAGAGGTGGCAGGAAGAATGTGCTCGTCGCCTGCTTTTTTTGGCTCTTATATACATACTTTAAGGGTGTTCCTCTTCTGTGTCACTTCTTAATCCCTGTCACAGTTTTGCTAATCCATAgttgaataatttctttttcatGAACTCACTTTACTGGCTCTTTTTCTGAAGCTGGGTCAGAGCCCCGGGGCTTTACTATATGTcacgaagaagaagaagaagaaaagctggaacaaagcaaaaaaaaaattttcagaattCCAATTTTAATCTTTCAGGGGTTTTGATGACTGATAATTTGTTTCTGAAAGAGTAATTCTCTTAACTTTGCTTCACGATTTCCCAATTGCAGGAAACACCCTCTGGATtaataaatgtaattaaaatacttagtctgatgaaaatgaaaatttccCATCAAACATGTAGCTTTCTGTTCAGGTGGTTCTCAAACATTGAAATTAGCTTTGGCATCAGCATTCGTTTCAGATGTCCTTCCCTTTGGTTATTCTAATTAGCCTATTTTTAAGGTTACTATAGTTTGTGATTTTAGGTTATTGCTTTCTTTATATCTTGAAtccaaattatatatttttactcTTAATAGGAAAAACTTAAATAAATAATAGTCTTTCATGTAAGTATTAGTAGATCTCAGCAACATGTTTATTCCAGCAGACAATGTCTAAGAAAGACTGGTAAAGTTTTGAGGCAGATTGTTTTAGTATCAGATTAAAGTTAAATTATAACTGTATGGTGCCAGAAATACGCTTTCCTCTCTGAGTGCATTCTAGTCTGATATAATGCTAGAAACTCCCTTTTTTTTGGAGTCAAATTGTAAGAAATTAAGAGATGGTGTTGAgctcttctgttttcattttaaagataCCTGGATAAGAAGCTCAGAGTCCACCTCTGATAACCAGTGTTACACCTGCAGTCGTTTTATAGGTACTGAAATGTGGAGCCTCCCCCAGCCTACTCTCagctcctgtttttctgtttttgttttaaagatatCTAGAAAAGAGGATCTGTAGCCCTCTGAAAACTAACGCTATGATTGGAGCCATTTCATAGACACTGAAATCTGGAATCTTCCCCAATCCACTTTTTGCTTTGTGGTTTTATGTCTCTTTGCTTTGGACTCCGTTTGCTTCTGCTCGtggtttttctggtttaaaagtgtctttttctttttaaatagatgCTTCAAAAAAAATACCCCGTGGCCTCCTCAACTTTATACTCAAGCAGCTAGCTGCTTCTTGTTTATAGAAAACTTTTTTCCTC
The window above is part of the Elephas maximus indicus isolate mEleMax1 chromosome 19, mEleMax1 primary haplotype, whole genome shotgun sequence genome. Proteins encoded here:
- the LOC126061939 gene encoding keratin, type I cytoskeletal 24-like, whose translation is MSCSSRISPSRAGGSSSVRVSAGRSSFSSGSRCGLGGGSARGFRAGVSSYGLSGGSGCGFGGSFGGSFGSCSVGGSFGGSGAGFGGGSGFGGSSGFGGGSGFGSGASGGFYSYGGGMGGGVGNGGLFSGGEKQTMQNLNDRLANYLDKVRALEEANTDLENKIKEWYEKFGPGSRDGASKRDYSKYYPIIEDLRNQIITATTENAGIILQIDNARLAADDFRLKYENELYVRQSVEADINGMRRVLDDLTMTRSDLEIQIESLTEELAYLKKNHEEQMKSMQGSSGGDVTVEMNAAPGTDLTKLLNDMRAQYEELAEQNRREAEDQFNKQSASLQAQISTDAGQASSAKNEITELKRTLQALEIELQSQLAMKSSLEGTLAGTEAGYVAQLSGIQTQINSLEEQVCQIRGETECQNAEYEQLLNIKTRLEMEIETYRRLLNGEGGDSGFGRTDFRNSGSRNTECRNTGSSGWVSGGDSRSGSSSGQGRDPSKTRVTKTIIEEVVDGKVVSSHVSNVSEVKLK